A single genomic interval of Daucus carota subsp. sativus chromosome 1, DH1 v3.0, whole genome shotgun sequence harbors:
- the LOC108205953 gene encoding uricase-2: protein MGEIIDGYKFEQRHGKSRVRVARVWRSQEDGVHLFAEWSVDVSLLSDCVSAYVDADNSGIVATDTMKNTVYVKAKECSEQVSMEEFAIVLAKHFTSFYQQVTTAIVKIVEKPWERCYINGQPHKHGFKLGSEKHTTEVVLTKSGALRVTSGIEGLSLLKTTQSGFEGFVRDKNTILPETRERMLATEVSASWRYPFESLASIPVKRLYFTKMYLDVKNVLAETFFGPPNKGVYSPSVQATLYQMGKAVLGRFPDVSFIQLKMPNIHFLPVNLSSKDNPVIVKFEDDVYLPTDEPHGTIEASLSRTMSKL, encoded by the exons ATGGGTGAAATAATTGATGGGTACAAGTTTGAGCAGAGGCATGGGAAGAGCAGAGTTAGAGTAGCCAGGGTGTGGAGGAGCCAGGAAGATGGCGTTCATTTGTTTGCAGAGTGGAGTGTTGATGTTTCTCTGCTCTCTGATTGCGTCTCTGCTTATGTTGATGCTGATAATTCTGGTATTGTGGCCACTGATACCATGAAGAATACT GTATATGTGAAAGCTAAGGAATGCTCGGAACAAGTTTCAATGGAGGAATTTGCAATTGTACTTGCTAAGCACTTCACATCTTTTTATCAGCAG GTAACAACTGCCATTGTTAAGATTGTGGAAAAGCCATGGGAGCGATGCTACATAAATGGGCAACCACACAAACATG GCTTTAAACTTGGATCTGAAAAGCATACTACAGAAGTTGTCTTGACAAAAAGTGGTGCTCTGCGGGTGACTTCAGGTATTGAAGGCTTGTCGTTGCTGAAGACAACACAG TCGGGCTTTGAAGGATTCGTTAGGGACAAAAACACCATTTTACCTGAAACGCGTGAGAGAATGCTTGCAACAGAGGTCTCTGCTTCATGGAG GTACCCATTTGAATCTCTCGCAAGCATTCCTGTCAAACGGCTTTACTTCACTAAGATGTACCTAGATGTGAAGAATGTTTTAGCTGAAACATTTTTTGGTCCTCCGAACAAGGGAGTCTACAGTCCATCCGTTCAAGCCACGCTCTATCAGATGGGAAAGGCTGTTCTTGGCAG GTTTCCGGATGTATCATTCATCCAGTTAAAGATGCCGAATATACATTTTCTACCAGTCAACTTATCAAGCAAAGACAATCCAGTAATTGTTAAG TTTGAGGATGATGTGTATTTACCAACAGATGAACCACACGGTACCATCGAAGCAAGCTTGAGCCGAACAATGTCGAAGCTGTAG
- the LOC108199058 gene encoding F-box/kelch-repeat protein At3g23880-like yields the protein MGMRKMGINHIPEELIFTILSLLPAKSLLLCTAVCKLWQSIISNPKFINTHLANSQKKQTRFSVLTTREGFPHYSKEEEEEEESVIILKLPPRSHFPGSTCSVGSCNGLLCLSNSLAAIIHVWNPSTKRLKMIPPPPKLIRVYQYYKSRLDFDPHFSFGFGYDSICNDYKILIVLGYSHQLVEAILYSSNADSWKEIEVPKTVINTMLCNLPKCVQLKDDGVLYIDGRLVLLSFDLHNEVFGVKPYPLHHIAKSNALKFGDSVAMIFESSGDGSVSLWTLDDVCGSWTKKLNLDGAADWKRVRVPLILGVGQIVMREHVGGYFHDFYLYDYKKKNTKKILSGETSHVQRTVLDEYTDSLVYLEGFQNEAEFE from the coding sequence ATGGGGATGAGAAAGATGGGCATTAATCATATACCGGAAGAACTAATCTTCACAATACTCTCATTGTTGCCTGCAAAATCACTGCTCCTGTGCACCGCAGTCTGCAAACTGTGGCAATCCATTATATCAAACCCAAAATTCATCAACACTCATCTCGCCAATTCCCAGAAAAAACAAACCCGTTTCTCGGTACTTACCACACGTGAAGGATTCCCCCACTActccaaagaagaagaagaagaagaagaatccGTTATTATCCTCAAACTGCCACCACGATCACATTTTCCTGGTTCGACTTGTTCTGTCGGCTCTTGTAATGGTCTTCTTTGTCTTTCTAATTCACTTGCTGCTATTATACATGTATGGAATCCGTCCACGAAGCGGTTGAAGATGATTCCTCCTCCTCCAAAGCTAATTCGCGTGTATCAATATTATAAGTCGCGGTTGGATTTTGATCCACATTTTAGTTTTGGGTTCGGTTATGATTCCATTTGTAATGATTACAAGATTCTTATAGTCCTTGGGTATTCGCATCAATTAGTAGAGGCGATTTTGTATTCCTCCAATGCCGATTCTTGGAAAGAGATTGAGGTTCCTAAAACTGTAATAAATACAATGCTCTGTAATTTACCCAAATGTGTTCAACTTAAGGATGACGGGGTATTGTACATAGATGGTCGCCTTGTATTACTCTCCTTCGATTTGCATAATGAGGTGTTTGGAGTGAAACCTTATCCATTGCACCATATAGCAAAGTCGAATGCTTTGAAATTTGGTGATTCTGTTGCAATGATCTTCGAGTCCAGTGGCGATGGATCAGTCAGTTTATGGACACTTGATGATGTTTGTGGGTCCTGGACCAAAAAGTTGAATCTTGATGGGGCCGCTGATTGGAAGAGAGTTCGGGTACCTCTTATTTTGGGCGTCGGGCAGATTGTCATGAGAGAACATGTTGGTGGCTACTTTCATGACTTCTATCtttatgattataaaaagaaaaacaccAAGAAGATTCTTTCTGGAGAGACTAGTCATGTACAGCGTACAGTACTTGATGAATACACCGATAGCCTCGTCTATTTGGAAGGATTCCAGAATGAGGCTGAATTCGAATAG
- the LOC108200251 gene encoding succinate-semialdehyde dehydrogenase, mitochondrial isoform X1: MGANDVLARLNSSGFLRTQGFIGGKWVDAYDGKTIQVNNPATGEVIADVACMGTEEANDAIASAYEAFQTWSKVTAAERSKLLRKWYDLIIANKEQLGELITLEQGKPLKEAIGEISLGASYIEFYAEEAKRVYGDIIPTNMPDRRLFLLKQPVGVVGAITPWNFPFAMIARKVGPALAAGCTVVIKPSELTPLSALAAAELSLQAGIPPGVVNVVMGIAPEIGDALLASTQVRKITFTGSTAVGKKLMAGAAGTVKKVSLELGGNAPCIIFDDADLEVAIKGTLGTKFRNTGQTCICANRILVQEGIYDKFAKALSDAINNLKVGDGFTEGVVQGPLINEAAVQKVETLLQDAVSKGAEVLLGGKRHGLGFTFYEPTVISNVNNEMRISREEVFGPVAPLLRFKTEEEAISIANDTNAGLAAYLFSSNVQRTWRVAEALEYGIVGINEGLVSSEVTPHGGVKQSGLGREGSKYGMDDYLEIKYVCLGNMC; this comes from the exons ATGGGGGCGAATGATGTTCTTGCGAGGTTGAACAGCTCTGGGTTCTTACGGACTCAAGGCTTTATTGGCGGAAAATGGGTTGATGCTTATGATGGCAAAACTATACAA GTGAACAACCCGGCTACTGGAGAGGTTATAGCAGATGTTGCATGCATGGGTACTGAGGAGGCAAATGATGCAATTGCTTCTGCATACGAGGCATTTCAAA CTTGGAGCAAGGTTACTGCTGCTGAACGAAGCAAGCTGTTGAGGAAGTG gtatgatttaataattgCCAACAAGGAGCAGCTTGGTGAATTGATAACATTAGAGCAAGGAAAGCCTCTAAAGGAAGCCATAGGGGAG ATTTCTTTAGGGGCTAGTTACATCGAGTTCTATGCGGAAGAGGCTAAACGAGTCTATGGTGATATAATTCCAACTAATATGCCGGATCGCCGCCTTTTTCTTTTAAAACAG CCTGTGGGTGTTGTTGGTGCTATTACCCCCTGGAACTTCCCTTTCGCTATGATCGCTCGGAAG GTTGGTCCTGCCCTTGCTGCTGGCTGTACTGTGGTCATAAAGCCCTCTGAATTGACTCCCTTAAGTGCTTTGGCAGCAGCTGAGCTTTCCCTTCAAGCTGGAATTCCACCG GGTGTAGTGAATGTGGTTATGGGAATTGCACCTGAAATTGGGGATGCTTTACTTGCAAGCACTCAG GTAAGAAAGATCACATTCACAGGATCGACAGCTGTTGGCAAAAAACTGATGGCAGGTGCTGCTGGGACTGTTAAGAAG GTGTCCCTTGAACTTGGAGGAAATGCGCCTTGCATAATTTTTGATGATGCAGACCTTGAAGTAGCCATCAAAGGAACT CTGGGGACTAAGTTTCGTAATACTGGGCAAACATGCATCTGTGCAAACAGAATTCTCGTGCAAGAAG GTATTTATGATAAATTCGCGAAAGCTTTGTCTGATGCTATCAATAATCTTAAAGTTGGGGATGGTTTCACAGAAGGGGTCGTCCAG GGACCTCTTATAAATGAAGCTGCAGTCCAAAAG GTTGAAACATTGCTGCAAGATGCTGTCTCAAAG GGGGCGGAAGTTCTTCTTGGCGGTAAGAGACATGGCCTTGGATTCACATTTTATGAGCCGACAGTGATAAGTAATGTCAATAATGAGATGCGCATCTCAAG GGAAGAAGTGTTTGGACCTGTTGCACCACTGTTGCGGTTTAAGACGGAGGAAGAAGCCATCTCCATTGCTAATGACACCAATGCAG GTCTGGCTGCTTACCTATTCAGTTCGAATGTTCAGAGAACTTGGCGAGTTGCAGAAGCTCTGGAATATGGAATTGTCGGAATCAATGAAGGACTAGTTTCATCAGAG GTGACTCCACATGGAGGGGTTAAGCAGTCTGGGCTCGGCAGGGAAGGTTCTAAATATGGGATGGATGACTATTTGGAA ATCAAGTATGTGTGTCTGGGCAATATGTGCTAA
- the LOC108200251 gene encoding succinate-semialdehyde dehydrogenase, mitochondrial isoform X2: MGANDVLARLNSSGFLRTQGFIGGKWVDAYDGKTIQVNNPATGEVIADVACMGTEEANDAIASAYEAFQTWSKVTAAERSKLLRKWYDLIIANKEQLGELITLEQGKPLKEAIGEISLGASYIEFYAEEAKRVYGDIIPTNMPDRRLFLLKQPVGVVGAITPWNFPFAMIARKVGPALAAGCTVVIKPSELTPLSALAAAELSLQAGIPPGVVNVVMGIAPEIGDALLASTQVRKITFTGSTAVGKKLMAGAAGTVKKVSLELGGNAPCIIFDDADLEVAIKGTLGTKFRNTGQTCICANRILVQEGIYDKFAKALSDAINNLKVGDGFTEGVVQGPLINEAAVQKGAEVLLGGKRHGLGFTFYEPTVISNVNNEMRISREEVFGPVAPLLRFKTEEEAISIANDTNAGLAAYLFSSNVQRTWRVAEALEYGIVGINEGLVSSEVTPHGGVKQSGLGREGSKYGMDDYLEIKYVCLGNMC, from the exons ATGGGGGCGAATGATGTTCTTGCGAGGTTGAACAGCTCTGGGTTCTTACGGACTCAAGGCTTTATTGGCGGAAAATGGGTTGATGCTTATGATGGCAAAACTATACAA GTGAACAACCCGGCTACTGGAGAGGTTATAGCAGATGTTGCATGCATGGGTACTGAGGAGGCAAATGATGCAATTGCTTCTGCATACGAGGCATTTCAAA CTTGGAGCAAGGTTACTGCTGCTGAACGAAGCAAGCTGTTGAGGAAGTG gtatgatttaataattgCCAACAAGGAGCAGCTTGGTGAATTGATAACATTAGAGCAAGGAAAGCCTCTAAAGGAAGCCATAGGGGAG ATTTCTTTAGGGGCTAGTTACATCGAGTTCTATGCGGAAGAGGCTAAACGAGTCTATGGTGATATAATTCCAACTAATATGCCGGATCGCCGCCTTTTTCTTTTAAAACAG CCTGTGGGTGTTGTTGGTGCTATTACCCCCTGGAACTTCCCTTTCGCTATGATCGCTCGGAAG GTTGGTCCTGCCCTTGCTGCTGGCTGTACTGTGGTCATAAAGCCCTCTGAATTGACTCCCTTAAGTGCTTTGGCAGCAGCTGAGCTTTCCCTTCAAGCTGGAATTCCACCG GGTGTAGTGAATGTGGTTATGGGAATTGCACCTGAAATTGGGGATGCTTTACTTGCAAGCACTCAG GTAAGAAAGATCACATTCACAGGATCGACAGCTGTTGGCAAAAAACTGATGGCAGGTGCTGCTGGGACTGTTAAGAAG GTGTCCCTTGAACTTGGAGGAAATGCGCCTTGCATAATTTTTGATGATGCAGACCTTGAAGTAGCCATCAAAGGAACT CTGGGGACTAAGTTTCGTAATACTGGGCAAACATGCATCTGTGCAAACAGAATTCTCGTGCAAGAAG GTATTTATGATAAATTCGCGAAAGCTTTGTCTGATGCTATCAATAATCTTAAAGTTGGGGATGGTTTCACAGAAGGGGTCGTCCAG GGACCTCTTATAAATGAAGCTGCAGTCCAAAAG GGGGCGGAAGTTCTTCTTGGCGGTAAGAGACATGGCCTTGGATTCACATTTTATGAGCCGACAGTGATAAGTAATGTCAATAATGAGATGCGCATCTCAAG GGAAGAAGTGTTTGGACCTGTTGCACCACTGTTGCGGTTTAAGACGGAGGAAGAAGCCATCTCCATTGCTAATGACACCAATGCAG GTCTGGCTGCTTACCTATTCAGTTCGAATGTTCAGAGAACTTGGCGAGTTGCAGAAGCTCTGGAATATGGAATTGTCGGAATCAATGAAGGACTAGTTTCATCAGAG GTGACTCCACATGGAGGGGTTAAGCAGTCTGGGCTCGGCAGGGAAGGTTCTAAATATGGGATGGATGACTATTTGGAA ATCAAGTATGTGTGTCTGGGCAATATGTGCTAA